A region from the Fusarium musae strain F31 chromosome 1, whole genome shotgun sequence genome encodes:
- a CDS encoding hypothetical protein (EggNog:ENOG41) yields MSAPGETNKATAESGPESPTTARPLDLDDDDVQESGVLDSNTTPAAATNTTTTQAPAQAPTPTNETAPPKPPRPVSEAQKNETILKEAFPTVELSVIKAVLRASGGRVEPAFHALLEMTDPDAAQNEPAEEVPPPQPPRPQNRTQMSQLEADELYARQLAEHYDNVGAYESRTANRGQRQGQRGRDEWGDDREHSFIDDDLPVIRENLRKGFFETQEKVNGWITNIKKKIEENFDESEEQTQRQGEPFRRPGESSRRSGDYDRYDADPQVLSDDFAGMKFSSDGTPVNRPMANTGMYKPPPPSTSPKPSNGRRVGFKEETEEINMYDSSPRVPPKDAAPASGTRGSKWQPMSAVEPSPIAENDPFSLGDSEDERETHQKTKDDKTDDSERLKKATAEAMADSLSESKDSEAKKN; encoded by the exons ATGTCAGCCCCTGGAGAAACG AACAAGGCCACCGCCGAGAGTGGACCTGAGTCGCCAACTACTGCGCGACCTCTTGAtctcgacgacgatgatgttcAGGAATCTGGCGTTCTCGATAGCAACACCACACCCGCTGCTGCGACTAACACCACTACCACTCAGGCTCCGGCCCAGGCACCAACACCCACGAATGAGACAGCACCCCCTAAGCCGCCCCGGCCTGTTTCTGAAGCACAGAAGAATGAGACTATACTCAAGGAAGCTTTCCCTACTGTAGAGCTGAGTGTTATCAAGGCTGTATTGAGAGCTAGCGGTGGTCGCGTCGAGCCTGCATTCCATGCTTTGCTGG AGATGACCGATCCTGATGCTGCGCAAAACGAGCCCGCCGAAGAAGTCCCCCCTCCTCAACCCCCTAGGCCTCAGAACCGAACCCAGATGTCGCAATTGGAGGCAGACGAACTATATGCACGCCAACTTGCAGAACACTACGACAATGTTGGTGCCTACGAGTCGCGCACTGCCAACCGAGGCCAAAGACAGGGACAGCGAGGTCGTGATGAATGGGGTGACGACCGTGAGCACAGCTTCATTGACGATGACCTCCCTGTCATTCGCGAAAACCTACGCAAGGGATTCTTCGAGACACAGGAAAAGGTCAACGGATGGATTAcaaacatcaagaagaagatcgaggagAACTTTGACGAGAGTGAAGAGCAGACGCAACGACAAGGAGAGCCCTTCCGTCGTCCTGGAGAGTCTAGCAGGCGAAGCGGTGATTATGACCGATATGATGCGGATCCTCAAGTTCTCAGCGATGATTTCGCTGGCATGAAGTTTTCTTCTGATGGAA CTCCCGTGAATCGACCTATGGCCAATACTGGCATGTACAAGCCCCCTCCCCCATCGACTTCACCCAAGCCTAGCAACGGCCGACGAGTTGGTTTCAAGGAGGAGACTGAAGAAATCAATATGTACGACTCTTCACCTAGGGTGCCACCCAAGGATGCAGCTCCCGCGAGTGGCACAAGGGGTAGCAAGTGGCAGCCCATGTCGGCGGTTGAGCCGAGCCCTATCGCAGAAAACGACCCCTTTAGTCTGGGAGATAGTGAAGATGAGAGGGAAACACATCAGAAGACCAAGGACGATAAGACTGATGACAGCGAGCGCTTGAAGAAGGCTACTGCCGAGGCAATGGCTGATAGCCTGAGCGAGTCTAAGGACTcggaggcgaagaagaactAG